From one Anabas testudineus chromosome 21, fAnaTes1.2, whole genome shotgun sequence genomic stretch:
- the nabp1a gene encoding SOSS complex subunit B2, with protein sequence MATPTNDALFLIKDVKPGSKNLNIVFIVLEIGRVTKTKDGHEVRSCKVADKSGSIAISVWDELGSLIQPGDIIKLTRGYASIWKGCLTLYTGRGGDLQKIGEFCMVYSEVPNFSEPNPELLAQANQQNKSGKPDQNQRGNSPPNQNSGTPAPPGNGAMPPFANNNPPPGTPRDTAFGNVGRPNGRSPGNGAPPVTVSAPPAAAKSSVTISNGRDPRRAKR encoded by the exons ATGGCAACTCCCACAAACGATGCCTTGTTTTTGATAAAGGATGTGAAGCCTGGGTCGAAAAACTTGAATATCGTATTCATCGTGTTGGAAATAG GACGAGTAACCAAAACAAAAGACGGTCATGAGGTGCGCTCTTGCAAGGTGGCAGACAAGAGCGGGAGCATCGCAATCTCCGTTTGGGACGAACTGGGCAGCCTGATTCAGCCAGGGGACATCATCAAGCTGACCAGAGG gTATGCATCTATATGGAAAGGCTGCCTAACATTATACactggaagaggaggagatctACAGAAGATTGGAGA GTTCTGCATGGTGTATTCAGAAGTGCCCAACTTCAGTGAACCAAACCCTGAGCTGCTAGCCCAAGCAAATCAGCAAAACAAGTCT GGAAAACCAGACCAGAATCAGAGGGGAAACTCTCCACCCAATCAGAATTCAGGTACACCTGCTCCCCCAG GTAATGGTGCCATGCCACCATTTGCCAACAACAACCCGCCACCCGGTACACCCCGTGACACTGCATTCGGGAATGTCGGGCGACCCAATGGTCGGTCACCTGGCAATGGAGCACCTCCTGTTACAGTTTCTGCCCCCCCAGCAGCTGCAAAGTCCTCAGTTACCATAAGCAACGGCAGGGACCCACGTCGTGCCAAAAGATGA